The genomic window GCTCTTTTGGGCTGTTTCTGGGACAAGTTAATGGCCAACATCTTCTTCAGACTTTGCCCCACTGCtaacttgctttaaaaaaatcagacgtttagcaaaaaaataatttggtagtCACACCTATTGTGATTGGGCCCGCAAAAATTTGGGAGCCATTTGAAAAAACACTGCCATTTTGATGCAAAGTGGCTGTAactaattcactgccattgaccacACGAGATGTGAAATCTATTTTAACTGAGAAGACTGGCATTTATGGCaggcagccaatgagataaTATCTGAAAAACATTATAGCCGTTAGAATAGCAgcaagattgttgatctgtttcctTAGTTTCAGTGTTACGTACACTGTGTGGCTAAATTTTAGACCACCTCTGGTTCTTCAgttgaatagaatagaacattattgtcattgtcagcaaGAACGTTGTCAACAACTAAATTTGACGTGGCACTccagtataaaaatatgtattaaaataaattaatagaataaaTAATAGGAAAATAAATACTCTAGAGCTATAAGTGAGTAATTATAGCTTGCTTGAACtgaatactgtatgtacaacagGAATAGTGCAATACGGTCCTGAAGTTAGCAGCGTCATTTGTGCAAAACAAGGATTTGGCctaaaaaaagtaaacaaactaacaacaaaaaataaaacaatttaaaaaaagaaagggggaaaaaaagtcatcCTGAAAAGCCTTATTGTCACTAAAAGCGccattggccatcactgcttccttgggatagacagtcaacctctgctgccacctgctctcaatactgttgtcatccaacattcctcctagcatgcgtagcggcgctacagatgtaaataacagtcatgttctgtgccaataatttcttcagttactgttccagttgtttcattaattgctagttacggtatttggtaacattttcttggatagtggtgccataatactgtcataagacagtcataattattacagtacactgtcataagcattaatgaatgcttataatagatgtcggttagtgtcatccagcaaattatctcacttttgaatggacgtaaaagatctgagctggacataaatggatttagtgacataatatgccacatgacacatattgacatctgttataagcattcagtaatgcccatgatagtgtcatgtcataattatgatgttcttatgacagtcttatgatggctctgttaaataaagtgttacctattaacccaaataaatcaacaaataagctgcactggactataagccgcaggattcaaaatgaggggaaaaagtagcggcttatagtccgaaaattagggtaattcACCGCCACAAGCTCCTCGATGCTGAGGTAATCAGCGAGGGGGGCGTTCCGCCTGTAGCCCCATGATTTTGTGTCGATGGTCATGCAGTTTTCCCACTTGTGTGGCAGCAAGTGACCCGGCTGGTAGCGGTCAGCGCAGGTGTAGTAGCCACCGTGTTTGCAGATGGAGCCCAAGCCCCACCGGTCATTTGTCACCACCGTGTCCCTTACTGGACTGCaggggggggggaaataaataaataaaacaacaacaactacagACCGCAACTTTTACAGAAATAGATAAATGAATGTTTTTACCTGTCGTTATAAAGCCAGGCTAGGAAGCCGGTACTGTTCCAGTACTTGTCCGGTGCATCCCCGTCTCCGTCCGACCACAGCACATCAGGCTTGTACGTCATCACCAGCTGGTAAAGTTCGGGCAGACTTTTGGCGAGGGGGAAGCGATTAGTGGCGAAGTGGTTGGCAGCGTCCTGCAGGAACAACGGATGAAACCACTCGAAGAGCGAGTGGTACAGCCCCAGGCGCAGGTCAGTGTGGGCACGGAGGGCACCCGCCACCTCTGCCACAAGGTCGCGCTTGGGGCCCACGTCTACCGCATTCCAGTTCCATGAGGTATCAGAGCCCCACAGCGTGAAGCCTGGGGGCAAACGGCCAACTGGTATCAGTACAGTGCATCTTTGCAGGGAAAACATTTTTGCACAATACAACCAAGAGTGACTTGATGTCATTCAGAGCCAGTGTATCAATCAGTATTTTAAATATTGATGGATGCAGCACCTTCGTGGTGTTTAGTGGTCAGCACGATGTACTTGGCTCCTGATGCAGCAAAGATGTCCGTCCATTCCTTGGCGTCAAAGAACTCTGCAGTGAAATGAGGTGCAAAGTCTTGATAGTTGAAGCCAGGAGGGTAGTTCCTTTTCATGAAGGCCTCATACGAAGGCAGCTTTTGACCCTTCCAGTACCACctgcaagaattttttttttttttttacagccacTAGATGTCGGTATCGCTCAACGTTCATTTGATTTCGATTTCTACTGCATGACTCAAAAGATTGCAGAGTAAACGTCTAACCAGAACCACTCGCTGCCGAAGCTGGGCACAGAGAAGACCCCCCAGTGGATAAAAATTCCGAATTTGGCCTGGTCGTACCACTCCGGAAGTGGCCTTGAATCTATGGACTCCCAGTTGGGTTCGTATTTGGCTTCGGTGACACGGAAGAACAGCAGGCAAACGAGGACAAACTCAGCAGTTAAT from Corythoichthys intestinalis isolate RoL2023-P3 chromosome 15, ASM3026506v1, whole genome shotgun sequence includes these protein-coding regions:
- the fuca2 gene encoding plasma alpha-L-fucosidase, whose protein sequence is MTALTAEFVLVCLLFFRVTEAKYEPNWESIDSRPLPEWYDQAKFGIFIHWGVFSVPSFGSEWFWWYWKGQKLPSYEAFMKRNYPPGFNYQDFAPHFTAEFFDAKEWTDIFAASGAKYIVLTTKHHEGFTLWGSDTSWNWNAVDVGPKRDLVAEVAGALRAHTDLRLGLYHSLFEWFHPLFLQDAANHFATNRFPLAKSLPELYQLVMTYKPDVLWSDGDGDAPDKYWNSTGFLAWLYNDSPVRDTVVTNDRWGLGSICKHGGYYTCADRYQPGHLLPHKWENCMTIDTKSWGYRRNAPLADYLSIEELVATLVETVSCGGNLLMNVGPTADGRIAPIFEERLRQMGQWLGVNGEAVYNSSAWRAQKDSIAPGVWYTAKPQQDTIFAFFLQWPAAGSLFLSEPGCRSGHTQVVLLGHGPLQWVPAASSGLLVFLPRLSISQIPCQWAWTLKLTGAK